From a region of the Oryzias melastigma strain HK-1 linkage group LG4, ASM292280v2, whole genome shotgun sequence genome:
- the LOC118598638 gene encoding transmembrane protein 275-like has translation MVIPDKTSGTPAAKKVPERRLLRPQSLPSPALCCACGLCIMLAGINITLVGAFSFGTFLPSGNPPIVIGPLLLLVALAFFTACCMVSRRPSAHMARTAKAGEKWGLMRMGATAFEMEASEHTLQDTTAVQLSPTNSPSSSHKSSSSHVDAAAAPPTCQDGLGDLTVSDGGIAEEKPSLTCDSTKLLLDQNTWSA, from the coding sequence ATGGTGATTCCAGATAAAACCTCTGGAACGCCGGCTGCCAAGAAGGTCCCCGAGCGGCGCCTCCTGCGGCCCCAGAGCCTGCCCTCCCCAGCCCTGTGTTGCGCCTGCGGCCTGTGCATAATGCTCGCCGGCATCAACATCACTCTGGTGGGGGCCTTTTCTTTTGGCACGTTCCTCCCCAGTGGAAACCCGCCCATCGTCATCGGGCCTCTTCTCCTGCTGGTGGCTCTGGCTTTCTTCACGGCCTGCTGCATGGTCAGCAGAAGACCCTCCGCCCACATGGCAAGAACCGCCAAGGCGGGGGAAAAGTGGGGGCTGATGCGGATGGGGGCCACGGCTTTTGAAATGGAGGCCAGCGAGCACACGCTCCAGGACACCACGGCGGTCCAGCTCAGCCCCACAAACTCtccaagctcctcccacaagtcCAGCTCCAGCCATGTGGACGCCGccgcagccccgcccacctgtCAGGATGGACTCGGTGACCTGACGGTTTCTGACGGGGGGATCGCTGAAGAGAAACCCAGCCTGACGTGTGACAGCACCAAGCTGCTGCTGGATCAGAACACCTGGTCTGCATAG